CGCCGCTCAGGGCGATACCGAAGGTGCCGACCCATTCGATTCTGCCGTGCATCGGATCAACGAGACTCCAGACCACGTAGACACCGGTGAGGAGGGCGAAGAAGACGGCCAGGATCCAGTAGAGCTTGATATTGGCGTTCATCTACTTGACCTCTTCCGATGCGGCATCGTATGTCGGGGCGTCGGGGGCGTCTTTCGCCGGGCCGATTCCGACGGGCATGCCGGCCTCGGGGTGGTTCAGGTCGAAGGCGGGACGCTCGGAGCGGATCCGCGGGATCGAGGTGAAGTTGTGGCGCGGAGGCGGGCAGGACGTCGCCCACTCCAGCGAGGCGCCGAAGCCCCATGGGTCGTTCACGGTGACCTTCGGAGCCGAGCGGGCGGTGATGTACACGTTCAGGAAGAACGGGATCATCGATACAGCCAGGATCATCGAACCCACCGTGGACAGCTGGTTCATCCAGGTGAAGCCGTCTTCAGGCAGGTACGAGGCGTACCGACGGGGCATACCCACGACGCCGAGCCAGTGCTGCACGAGGAAGGTGGTGTGGAAACCGATGAACAGGAGCCAGAAGTGCCACTTGCCCAGGCGCTCGTTCAGCATCTTGCCGGTCCACTTGGGCCACCAGAAGTAGAAACCACTGAACATGGCGAACACGACGGTGCCGAACACGACGTAGTGGAAGTGCGCCACGACGAAGTAGGTGTCGGACACGTGGAAGTCCAGGGGCGGCGACGCGAGGATCACGCCGGTGAGCCCGCCGAAGGTGAACGTGATGAGGAACCCGATGGCCCAGAGCATGGGCGTCTCGAAGGTGATCGACCCCCGCCACATGGTGCCGATCCAGTTGAAGATCTTCACACCGGTGGGAACCGCGATGAGCATGGTCATCAGCGAGAAGAACGGCAACAGCACCGATCCGGTCACGTACATGTGGTGCGCCCACACCGTGACGGACAGGGCGGCGATCGAGATAGTCGCGTAGATCAGGGTCTTGTATCCGAAGATGGGCTTACGGCTGAAGACCGGGAAGACCTCGCTGACGATACCGAAGAACGGCAGCGCGATGATGTACACCTCGGGGTGACCGAAGAACCAGAATAGGTGCTGCCACAGGATGGCGCCACCGTTGGCCGGGTCGTAGATGTGCGAGAGGAAGATCCGGTCGCTGGCGGCGGCGAGCATGGCCGCGGCGAGGACCGGGAAGGCCATCAGGATCAGCAGCGACGTGACGAGGGTGTTCCAGGTGAAGATGGGCATCCGGAACATGGTCATGCCGGGGGCGCGCATGGTGATGATCGTGGTGATGAAGTTCACGCCACCGAGGATGGTGCCGAACCCGGACAGGCCCAGACCGACCATCCAGAGATTGCCGCCGATACCTGGCGAGAACGTGGTCGAAGCCAGCGGTTGGTACGCGAACCACCCGAAGGACGCCGCACCCTGAGGGGTGAGGAAGCCGCCGACGGCGATCAGGCTGCCGAAGAAGAACAGCCAGAACGAGAACGCGTTCAGCCGCGGGAACGCGACGTCGGGGGCACCGATCTGGAGGGGCATGAGGGCGTTGGCGAAGCCGAAGAACAACGGCGTCGCGAACATCAGCAGCATGATCGTGCCGTGCATGGTGAAGAGCTGGTTGTACTGTTCCTTCGTCTGCACGATCTGCAGGCCGGGCTCGAAGAGCTGGGCGCGCATGACGAGCGCCATCACCCCGCCCAGGCAGAAGTAGATGAACGAGGTGATCAGGTACATGTACCCGATGACCTTGTGGTCGGTGGAGGTGATCCACCGGACGACGATGTTGCCCTTGCGGTCAACGCCGGTGGGGCGAGGAGCCGGTGAGGCGACGGGTGCGCCGGCCGGAGCGGTTGCTGTGCTCATGGTCTAGTTGCCTTCCTCAGCCGTCGGGGCGCCGGTGCCCGGGAGATTCGAGTTGCGGTCGTACTCGTTGGAGACCTGGCCGTCGTTGCCGGCCGCCCGCAGGGAATCGACATACGCTTCATAGTCGGCCTCTGAGACCACATCGACGTTGAAGAGCATCAGGGAGTGGTACTCACCGCAGAGCTCCGCGCACTTGCCGGCGTAGGTGCCGATGCGTTCGGGGATGACCGACATGTAGTTGGTCTTGCCGGGGATCATGTCCTTCTTGTAGAGGAAGTCGATGACCCAGAAGGAGTGGATGACGTCGCGGGCCTCGAGGGCGATCTCGATCTTCTTCCCTACCGGGAGAACGAGCGTGGGCAGCTCGGATTCGACGAGTGCGCCCTTCTCACCCTCGAGGTCGGGCTGCCCCTGGATGCCCTGCGTGAAGACGTCGTCGGTGACGTAGTTGAAGTCCCAGGCCCACTGCTTGCCGATGACCTCGATCTTCACGTCGGGCTCGTCGAAACGGGCCTCGATGGCGTTCTGGTCACGGGCGGTGAAGGCGAAGAAGCCCAGCACCAGGATGAGCGGCACGATCGTGTAGAAGATCTCGATCGGCATGTTGTAGCGCAGCTGCACCGGCAGACCGGTCTGGCCTTTGCGACGGCGGTACACGACGACGGCCCAGATGGTCAGGCCCCACGTGATCAGGCCCACGATGAGCAGGACGATCCACGAGGTGGTCCACAGACCGGAGACGCGCTCGGTGTTGTTGGTTACCGGCGCCTCACCCTCGACGAAGCCGGGCAGGTACCCGTTGAGTTCGGCCTGACTGCATCCGGCGAGAACAAGAGCGAGCGTTGCTGCGACCGGAATGGCGGCCCATCGGAGACGGCGGTTTCTGAGCACCGGTGACCTTTCGGGAGACGTGAGGGCACTACACAGGAAGTGCATTTATCATCTCTAGCCTACTCCGGGTCGATTGCCCAGGAGTGCAAGCGGGGCCCGTCAGGCGAAGTTTTCATTCCGATTGGGTACCGTGCGCAAGGGTCGAAGGGCCTGTTCCGGTCCCCATTCCGGGGGCTGATCGGCGGAGCGGAGAGTCCGGCTGATAGGCCACAGGGAGACCATCCGATGGATGGTCTCCCTGTGTTCGCCCTGCATTGCGGGGCGACTGCTAGTGGAATGAATCCCCGCAGGCGCAGCTGCCGCCGGCGTTCGGGTTGTCGATGGTGAAGCCCTGCTTCTGGATGGTGTCCTCGAAGTCGATCGAGGCGCCTTCCAAGTAGGGAACGCTCATCTTGTCCACGACGACCTCGACACCGTCGTAGTCCCTGACCGCGTCACCCTCGAGAGTGCGCTCGTCGAAGTAGAGCTGGTAGATCAGGCCGGAGCATCCACCGGGCTGCACGGCGACCCGCAGGCGCAGGTCCTCGCGGCCCTCCTGAGTGAGCAGGCTGCGTACCTTCTGGGCGGCGACATCCGTGAGGCCGACCCCGTGGGCTTCGGTGCGGGTTTCGATCGTGTCGGTCATGGTTCTCCTCGGTATTATCCGGTTTTCGCGTCCGGCGGCTTCCCTCGGCGACGGGGAATGCGCTCGGCGAATGGTCTTCATACTACCTGCCGTTGCCCGGAATCGGCTGGACGGGCAGCGGCGCAATTCAGGCGGTGGCGCCGGTGCGGCCGTTGAGTCGGCCGAGCAGGAAGGCTTCGCTCAGGATCGCCCGTTTGAACACCCCCAGGTGCAGAGACTCGTTGGGGCTGTGCGCCCGGGAGTCGGGGTCTTCAACGCCGGTGACGAGGATCTGCGCCTCGGGGAATTCCCTGACCAGGTCCGCGATGAACGGAATGGAACCACCGACACCGATATCGACAGGCTCCACTCCCCAGGCGGCGGTCATGGCCAGGCGGGTCTCGGCCACGGCCCATCCATCGGTGTCCACCAGGAACGGCTCTCCGGTGTCGAGGTCGTCGATGGCGATGTGGGCGCCGAAGGGGGCGTGCTCACGCAGGTGCGCCTCGATCAGTCCGGCGGCGTGGGCGGCGGACTGCCCGGGAGCGATGCGCACGCTGATCTGCACGCTGACTGACGGGGTCAGGGTGTTGGAGGCGTTGGCGACCGTGGGTGCGTCGATGCCGGTGACTGTGAGGGCCGGTTGGGACCAGATGCGGCTGAGAATCGAGCCGTGCCCGATGGGTGACACCCCGGGCAGCAGGCCGGTTTCGCCCCGCAGGGCCTCCTCGGCGTAGGGCGGGGTGGGCGCGTCGTGGCTGGTGAGCCCGGCGACGGCGACGGAACCGTCCGGCGCGTACAGTGTGCCGAGCAGCCGGATGGTGGCCATCATGGCGTCGGGCACGGCACCGCCGAACATCCCGGAGTGTGAGGCGTGCGCCAGGGTGCTCACGGTGAGTCGGAACGTCACGTTGCCGCGGAGCCCGATGGTGATGGCGGGCGTGTTGATATCCCAGTTGTTGGAATCGGCCACGACGATGGCGTCGGCGCGCAGGGCGTCCTTGTTCTCGCTGAGGAAGGTGGCGAAGGAACGACTGCCGAACTCCTCCTCTCCCTCGATGAAGAGGGCCAGTCCCAGGTCTATGTCACCGCCGGTCACGGCGACGAGGCCGCGGAGGGCGGCGACGTGGGCCATCACGCCGGCCTTGTCATCCGCGGCACCGCGCCCGTACAGTCGGTCACCGCGAACTGTCGGCTCGAACGGCGGCGAGTCCCAATGCTCGTCCTGCCCGGGAGGCTGCACGTCGTGGTGAGCGTAGAGCAGCACCGTCGGCCGCCCGTTCCTGGCCGCCCGGGTGGCGAGGATGGCCGGCTGGCCCAGTTCGTCTGACCCGGGAATCCCCGCCTGCGTCACGGTCACGGAGTCGAAGATCCCGATCTCGCGCACCAGTGCGGCGACGGCCTCGGCGCTCGTGCGCACGTGTTCACGGTCGAAGGCGGCCCACGACACCGACGGGATGCGCACCAGCGCACACAGGTCGGCGAGGGTGCGCGGGAGTTCCTGCTCGACCGCGTTCCGCAACCCGGA
This is a stretch of genomic DNA from Cryobacterium soli. It encodes these proteins:
- the ctaD gene encoding cytochrome c oxidase subunit I; this translates as MSTATAPAGAPVASPAPRPTGVDRKGNIVVRWITSTDHKVIGYMYLITSFIYFCLGGVMALVMRAQLFEPGLQIVQTKEQYNQLFTMHGTIMLLMFATPLFFGFANALMPLQIGAPDVAFPRLNAFSFWLFFFGSLIAVGGFLTPQGAASFGWFAYQPLASTTFSPGIGGNLWMVGLGLSGFGTILGGVNFITTIITMRAPGMTMFRMPIFTWNTLVTSLLILMAFPVLAAAMLAAASDRIFLSHIYDPANGGAILWQHLFWFFGHPEVYIIALPFFGIVSEVFPVFSRKPIFGYKTLIYATISIAALSVTVWAHHMYVTGSVLLPFFSLMTMLIAVPTGVKIFNWIGTMWRGSITFETPMLWAIGFLITFTFGGLTGVILASPPLDFHVSDTYFVVAHFHYVVFGTVVFAMFSGFYFWWPKWTGKMLNERLGKWHFWLLFIGFHTTFLVQHWLGVVGMPRRYASYLPEDGFTWMNQLSTVGSMILAVSMIPFFLNVYITARSAPKVTVNDPWGFGASLEWATSCPPPRHNFTSIPRIRSERPAFDLNHPEAGMPVGIGPAKDAPDAPTYDAASEEVK
- the coxB gene encoding cytochrome c oxidase subunit II is translated as MLRNRRLRWAAIPVAATLALVLAGCSQAELNGYLPGFVEGEAPVTNNTERVSGLWTTSWIVLLIVGLITWGLTIWAVVVYRRRKGQTGLPVQLRYNMPIEIFYTIVPLILVLGFFAFTARDQNAIEARFDEPDVKIEVIGKQWAWDFNYVTDDVFTQGIQGQPDLEGEKGALVESELPTLVLPVGKKIEIALEARDVIHSFWVIDFLYKKDMIPGKTNYMSVIPERIGTYAGKCAELCGEYHSLMLFNVDVVSEADYEAYVDSLRAAGNDGQVSNEYDRNSNLPGTGAPTAEEGN
- a CDS encoding HesB/IscA family protein, producing the protein MTDTIETRTEAHGVGLTDVAAQKVRSLLTQEGREDLRLRVAVQPGGCSGLIYQLYFDERTLEGDAVRDYDGVEVVVDKMSVPYLEGASIDFEDTIQKQGFTIDNPNAGGSCACGDSFH
- a CDS encoding dipeptidase: MTDTVETAAGITQPEAAGPLDSGLRNAVEQELPRTLADLCALVRIPSVSWAAFDREHVRTSAEAVAALVREIGIFDSVTVTQAGIPGSDELGQPAILATRAARNGRPTVLLYAHHDVQPPGQDEHWDSPPFEPTVRGDRLYGRGAADDKAGVMAHVAALRGLVAVTGGDIDLGLALFIEGEEEFGSRSFATFLSENKDALRADAIVVADSNNWDINTPAITIGLRGNVTFRLTVSTLAHASHSGMFGGAVPDAMMATIRLLGTLYAPDGSVAVAGLTSHDAPTPPYAEEALRGETGLLPGVSPIGHGSILSRIWSQPALTVTGIDAPTVANASNTLTPSVSVQISVRIAPGQSAAHAAGLIEAHLREHAPFGAHIAIDDLDTGEPFLVDTDGWAVAETRLAMTAAWGVEPVDIGVGGSIPFIADLVREFPEAQILVTGVEDPDSRAHSPNESLHLGVFKRAILSEAFLLGRLNGRTGATA